One Notolabrus celidotus isolate fNotCel1 chromosome 18, fNotCel1.pri, whole genome shotgun sequence DNA window includes the following coding sequences:
- the LOC117830119 gene encoding nucleoside diphosphate kinase A2-like — MAELKERTFIAIKPDGVQRGIIGEVIKRFEQKGFKLVGMKMTHASEDLLMQHYIDLKERPFFPTLINYMSSGPVVAMVWEGKGAVKTGRVMLGETNPADSKPGTIRGDFCIDVSKNIIHGSDSVDSANKEISLWFKDDELVSYSSCAFSWLY; from the exons atGGCAGAGCTGAAGGAGCGCACATTTATCGCCATCAAGCCTGATGGAGTGCAGAGGGGCATCATCGGAGAGGTCATCAAGAGGTTTGAGCAAAAAGGCTTCAAACTCGTTGGGATGAAGATGACCCAT GCGTCTGAGGACCTCCTGATGCAGCACTACATCGACCTGAAGGAAAGACCATTCTTCCCAACTCTCATCAACTACATGAGCTCTGGTCCAGTGGTTGCCATG GTGTGGGAAGGCAAGGGTGCTGTGAAGACCGGCAGAGTGATGCTGGGTGAGACCAACCCCGCCGACTCCAAGCCCGGAACCATCAGAGGAGACTTCTGCATCGATGTCAGCAA GAACATCATCCACGGCAGCGACTCAGTGGATAGTGCCAACAAGGAGATCTCCCTGTGGTTCAAGGATGACGAGCTGGTCAGCTACTCAAGCTGTGCCTTCAGCTGGCTGTACTAA